Below is a genomic region from Desulfonatronum thiodismutans.
CTCCTTGTTGCCAAAGTGGTAGTTCACCGCGGCGATATTGGCGCCGGCCCGCCTGCATATTTCCGCGACAGTGGCATCCCTGAACCCCTTTTCCCCGAATACCTCGCTCGCCGCGGCAAGCAGCTTTTCCTTGGCGACAATTGATTTTTGGCTGGCCATGCCTCCCCCCTCGTTGTTTCAAATCAATTTTTGAAATCGCTGTTTCAAATATATTTTTGAAAATGTCAAGAATGAGTTTTTCCGTATTTTCGAGACGGTTGCCACCCGCCAGGGGGATTCTGTCATTCGGAAAAGCACGGGATTTGGCGTCACGTAAGTATAGAATAGGTATTCAGAGACTATCTGATCAAGGCTACGGCGTGCATAGGTGGAAGCCAATGGCCCAACAAAATGCTCAAGCGGACGCGGGTTAAATTGGTGGTGGGAAAACCGGGTTAGGACCTTGGCCGCGCCGCTTAGCATAAACGTTATGTATATGACCCCTCAGACCACTTCGGATTGAGTTTTCTTATTCCCTTATCATGTGACTGCTCCGGGGAATGCTCGATCAGAGATCTTTCTGGGTGACGACGACCGGTGGTTGTTTTTCCCCATCCTTGTCGATCTGGTTGAGCGGTACACCTGGATTTGTCATGGATATTGCCTCATGGACGATCACTATCACCTCCTGATCGAGACACCGGATGGAAATCTCTCAGGGGGCACAGCGCGCTGGGTTGGTGGCGGGTTGGCGGCACGGCGAACATGATCACGCCGACATCGGGCTGAAGCGGACTTTCCGGGCCAGTATTCCGGTTCGTGATCAAGAGACCTGCTTCGGTGCAGTTTTGATTTTGGATCGGGATAGGGCCTGAAGGTCTGCCATGAGAAGTGATCCCAAAACCGCTTGACACGTGTTTCTTTCCGGGTGTAGCCGAACTTCCATTACCCCCCATTGAATCACTCATTTTGGATTTCCCGTGATGACCACCGCCATGACTTTTCTTGACGCTCCCTTGAGCAGCCTGTCCGGCCTGGTAGTCGTCGTGGTCGTCAGCGTCGTTTCGGACGCCGTGGCGCTCTAGCGGGAAATACGTTTCTGGTTTCTCTCCCCCCCCGCCGGCGCAACGGCCCGGCGGGGGGTTCTTTTTTCAGCTCTGCCCCATGCCGGAAAGCATAAGAGCTGAAAAAGGAGCCCTCATGATTTCCCTTTCCGGCGCCGAATTGGCCGTCGCGTTGCTGGAGCGGCAGCATGTCCGCATCATCGCCGGGATTCCAGGCGGAGCGAACCTGCCGTTGTACGACGCCCTGTCCCGGAGTTCATGCATTCGTCACATCCTCACCCGTCACGAACAGGGCGCGGGGTTCCTGACTCAGGGCATGGCCCGGGTCACGGGCGCGCCCGCGGTCTGTTTCGCCACCTCCG
It encodes:
- a CDS encoding transposase, giving the protein MTAPGNARSEIFLGDDDRWLFFPILVDLVERYTWICHGYCLMDDHYHLLIETPDGNLSGGTARWVGGGLAARRT